A stretch of the Solanum dulcamara chromosome 6, daSolDulc1.2, whole genome shotgun sequence genome encodes the following:
- the LOC129892687 gene encoding uncharacterized protein LOC129892687, whose product MSDKKSSFRPTLAVSNIKNHVPIMLEMEYVQYSTWAELFKIHARSHKVLNHFIPPNADQRTIPSTDAKKELWSTLDATIFSWIYSTISNDLLHTIIEPNSTAMEAWDRLRDIFQDNQHSRAVALEQDFTTVSMEHFPNAFAYCQRLKSLADQLKNVGAPMSDSRIVASPFRRIPLTKQKLIITIFLS is encoded by the coding sequence ATGTCGGACAAAAAGTCCTCTTTTCGCCCGACTCTTGCCGTCTCAAATATCAAAAACCACGTTCCCATTATGCTTGAAATGGAATACGTTCAATACTCTACATGGGCGGAACTCTTCAAGATTCACGCACGCTCTCACAAAGTTCTTAATCATTTCATTCCTCCGAATGCCGATCAGAGGACGATTCCTTCTACTGATGCAAAAAAGGAACTCTGGTCGACCTTGGATGCCACGATTTTTTCGTGGATTTATTCTACCATTTCTAATGACCTATTGCACACCATTATCGAGCCCAATTCAACGGCTATGGAAGCTTGGGATAGATTGCGTGATATATTCCAAGATAATCAACATTCCCGTGCCGTTGCCCTTGAACAAGATTTCACCACTGTCTCTATGGAGCATTTTCCTAATGCCTTTGCTTATTGTCAACGTCTCAAGTCCCTTGCGGATCAATTGAAGAACGTTGGCGCACCGATGTCGGACAGTCGTATTGTAGCATCCCCTTTTAGGAGAATACCACTTACGAAACAAAAActaattattactatttttttatcctaa
- the LOC129892688 gene encoding peroxidase 3-like, which produces MAQDGIVLFIDAGLHDGKEKAITVEALAIQQTLNRGLQNGWSKVHSFASEGLDLKTWFYILSGAHTIGVSHCPSFSSRLYNFTGVWGKQDPSLDSEYAAILKMNKCKSINDNTIIVEMDPGSSSKFDLSYFQLVLKRKRLFQSDAALTTSVTTKSFINQLVQGSLKQFYAEFGVAMEKMGKIEVKTGSAGEIRKHCAAVNS; this is translated from the exons atggCACAGGATGGGATTGTTCTTTTTATAGATGCAGGCTTGCACGATGGAAAAGAAAAAG CCATCACCGTTGAAGCACTAGCAATTCAACAAACACTGAATAGAGGATTACAGAATGGCTGGTCAAAAGTTCAT TCTTTTGCCAGCGAGGGTCTTGACCTAAAGACTTGGTTCTATATATTGTCTG GCGCACATACCATTGGAGTCTCTCATTGCCCGTCATTTTCATCACGTTTATACAATTTTACTGGAGTTTGGGGCAAACAAGATCCATCTCTAGACAGCGAATATGCAGCTATTCTTAAGATGAATAAATGCAAATCAATCAATGACAATACCATAATTGTCGAAATGGATCCTGGAAGTTCCAGTAAATTTGATCTTAGCTACTTCCAGCTTGTGCTCAAGAGAAAAAGGTTGTTCCAATCTGATGCAGCCTTGACAACAAGTGTGACAACAAAGTCATTCATCAACCAGCTAGTACAAGGATCACTCAAACAATTCTATGCCGAATTTGGTGTAGCCATGGAGAAAATGGGAAAGATTGAAGTCAAGACCGGCTCTGCTGGTGAGATTAGGAAGCACTGTGCAGCTGTGAATAGTTAA